A window of the Streptomyces sp. NBC_01351 genome harbors these coding sequences:
- a CDS encoding enoyl-CoA hydratase/isomerase family protein, with the protein MADSVLYEVSDGLATVTINRPDAMNAMNTEAKVALRDAVRAAAADPAVRAVLLTAAGTRAFCVGQDLKEHIGNLAADRETGSSLTMSTVAEHYNPIVRALTEMPKPVVAGVNGVAAGAGFGFALAADFRVVADTASFNTSFAGVALTADSGVSWTLPRLIGASRASDLLLFPRSVKAQEAFELGIANRLVPAESLHAEAEAVARALAAGPTVAYAALKESLAYGASHSLAEALEHEDVLQTRAGASEDHSIAVQAFLAKQPPKYLGR; encoded by the coding sequence ATGGCCGACAGCGTGCTCTACGAAGTGAGCGACGGACTCGCGACCGTCACGATCAACCGCCCGGACGCGATGAACGCCATGAACACCGAGGCCAAGGTCGCCCTGCGCGACGCGGTCCGGGCGGCGGCAGCGGACCCGGCGGTACGGGCCGTGCTGCTGACCGCGGCCGGCACCCGGGCCTTCTGCGTGGGTCAGGACCTCAAGGAGCACATCGGGAACCTCGCGGCGGACCGCGAGACCGGCTCCTCGCTGACGATGAGCACGGTCGCGGAGCACTACAACCCGATCGTCCGGGCGCTGACGGAGATGCCGAAGCCCGTGGTGGCCGGGGTCAACGGCGTCGCGGCCGGGGCCGGCTTCGGTTTCGCGCTCGCGGCCGACTTCCGGGTCGTCGCGGACACCGCGTCGTTCAACACCTCGTTCGCCGGGGTGGCGCTGACCGCCGACTCCGGGGTCTCCTGGACCCTCCCCCGCCTGATCGGCGCCTCCCGGGCCTCGGACCTGCTGCTCTTCCCGCGCTCGGTGAAGGCCCAGGAGGCGTTCGAGCTCGGCATCGCCAACCGCCTGGTGCCCGCGGAGTCGCTGCACGCCGAGGCCGAGGCCGTGGCCCGCGCCCTGGCCGCCGGTCCGACCGTCGCGTACGCCGCGCTGAAGGAGTCCCTGGCCTACGGGGCCTCGCACTCCCTCGCGGAGGCCCTGGAGCACGAGGACGTCCTGCAGACCCGCGCGGGCGCCTCCGAGGACCACTCCATCGCCGTCCAGGCCTTCCTCGCGAAGCAGCCGCCGAAGTACCTGGGCCGCTAG
- a CDS encoding SMI1/KNR4 family protein, with protein sequence MDTEYALLLGTGTPPLGWDAVRAFEAEHAIVLPEPYRTFVAEICDGSLAGPPHYGLLPLAAMPADWGHGRRERLLAEPFPLTEPWPWEDDEGEESVEEFEARLAPVFDHGSIVLGTDGCGMNWHLVVTGADRGRVWLITGEGALPFAGGFAEWVGHWAAGRDWFDTE encoded by the coding sequence ATGGACACCGAATACGCCCTCCTGCTCGGCACGGGCACGCCCCCGCTCGGCTGGGACGCCGTACGCGCCTTCGAGGCGGAGCACGCGATCGTGCTCCCCGAGCCGTACCGGACGTTCGTGGCGGAGATCTGCGACGGATCCCTCGCCGGGCCCCCGCACTACGGGCTGCTCCCGCTGGCGGCCATGCCGGCCGACTGGGGGCACGGCCGCCGCGAGCGGTTGCTCGCCGAGCCCTTCCCGCTGACGGAGCCGTGGCCCTGGGAGGACGACGAGGGCGAGGAGAGCGTCGAGGAGTTCGAGGCGCGGCTCGCCCCGGTCTTCGACCACGGCTCGATCGTGCTCGGCACCGACGGCTGCGGGATGAACTGGCACCTCGTCGTCACCGGAGCGGACCGCGGCCGCGTCTGGCTCATCACCGGCGAGGGAGCCCTCCCCTTCGCCGGAGGATTCGCCGAATGGGTCGGCCACTGGGCAGCCGGCCGGGACTGGTTCGACACCGAGTAA
- a CDS encoding DNA-3-methyladenine glycosylase I yields the protein MSVALAGPDGALRCPWALSTEDYVAYHDTEWGRPVHGDDALYERLCLEAFQSGLSWITILRRREGFRKAFAAFEIAAVAEFGPADAERLLADEGIIRNRAKIEATLANAKVLAGWEPGELDALIWSHAPSMPGRAPRTIADVPAVTPESTALAKALKKAGIRFVGPTTAYALMQACGLVNDHLADCASRDPA from the coding sequence ATGAGCGTCGCGCTCGCGGGCCCGGACGGGGCCCTGCGCTGCCCGTGGGCGCTCTCTACGGAGGACTACGTCGCCTACCACGACACCGAGTGGGGCCGCCCGGTCCACGGCGACGACGCGCTGTACGAGCGGCTGTGCCTGGAGGCGTTCCAGTCGGGCCTGTCGTGGATCACGATCCTGCGGCGGCGCGAGGGCTTCCGGAAGGCCTTCGCGGCCTTCGAGATCGCGGCGGTCGCGGAGTTCGGACCGGCGGACGCGGAGCGCCTCCTCGCCGACGAGGGGATCATCCGCAACCGCGCCAAGATCGAGGCGACCCTCGCCAACGCGAAGGTGCTCGCCGGGTGGGAGCCGGGCGAGCTGGACGCGCTGATCTGGTCGCACGCCCCTTCGATGCCCGGCCGGGCCCCGCGGACCATCGCCGACGTCCCGGCGGTCACCCCCGAGTCCACCGCGCTGGCCAAGGCGCTGAAGAAGGCCGGCATCCGCTTCGTCGGCCCCACGACCGCCTACGCCCTGATGCAGGCCTGCGGCCTGGTCAACGACCACCTGGCCGACTGCGCCTCCCGCGACCCCGCCTGA
- a CDS encoding DivIVA domain-containing protein, whose translation MIVFFFLMIALVVVVAAVTLAVIGGGSEAVLPEAEPDRVADALPETRPVVRADIDALRLPVAPRGYRMAEVDDVLDRLAAELAERDARIAQLTSHLAAGPQDAVPDHADRAEQADQVDLTKHGER comes from the coding sequence TTGATCGTGTTCTTCTTCTTGATGATCGCGCTGGTCGTGGTCGTGGCAGCGGTCACCCTTGCGGTGATCGGCGGCGGCTCGGAGGCCGTCCTGCCGGAAGCGGAGCCGGACCGGGTGGCCGACGCGCTGCCGGAGACCCGGCCCGTCGTACGGGCGGACATCGACGCGCTGCGGCTGCCCGTCGCCCCGCGCGGGTACCGGATGGCCGAGGTGGACGACGTACTGGACCGGCTGGCGGCGGAGCTGGCGGAGCGCGACGCGCGGATCGCCCAGCTGACGTCCCATCTCGCGGCCGGACCGCAGGACGCGGTGCCGGACCACGCGGACCGGGCCGAGCAGGCCGACCAGGTGGACCTGACCAAGCACGGCGAGCGATGA
- the folP gene encoding dihydropteroate synthase, giving the protein MLRLGRREFDTHEPVIMAIVNRTPDSFYDQGATFLDEPALDRVEQAVAEGAAIIDIGGVKAGPGEHVDAAEEARRTVGFVAEVRRRHPDVVISVDTWRHEVGEAVCEAGADLLNDAWGGVDPKLAEVAARYDVGLVCTHAGGVEPRTRPHRVAYEDVMEDILRVTVGLAERAAALGVRRDAIMIDPGHDFGKNTRHSLEATRRLGEMTATGWPVLVSLSNKDFVGETLDRPVKERLLGTLATTAVSAWLGAQVYRVHEVAETRQILDMVASIQGHRPPAVARRGLA; this is encoded by the coding sequence ATGCTGCGACTGGGCAGGCGCGAGTTCGACACCCACGAGCCGGTGATCATGGCCATCGTGAACCGGACTCCGGACTCCTTCTACGACCAGGGCGCGACGTTCCTCGACGAGCCGGCCCTGGACCGCGTCGAGCAGGCGGTCGCCGAGGGCGCCGCGATCATCGACATCGGCGGGGTCAAGGCGGGCCCGGGCGAGCACGTGGACGCAGCCGAGGAGGCGCGGCGTACGGTCGGCTTCGTGGCCGAGGTGCGGCGCCGCCACCCCGACGTGGTGATCAGCGTGGACACCTGGCGGCACGAGGTCGGCGAGGCCGTGTGCGAGGCCGGGGCGGACCTGCTGAACGACGCGTGGGGCGGGGTGGACCCCAAGCTGGCGGAGGTCGCGGCGCGCTACGACGTGGGCCTGGTGTGCACCCACGCGGGCGGGGTGGAGCCGCGCACCCGGCCGCACCGGGTCGCGTACGAGGACGTGATGGAGGACATCCTGCGCGTCACGGTCGGGCTGGCGGAGCGGGCGGCGGCACTGGGCGTCCGCCGGGACGCGATCATGATCGACCCGGGCCACGACTTCGGGAAGAACACCCGCCACTCGCTGGAGGCCACGCGCCGGCTGGGCGAGATGACGGCGACGGGCTGGCCGGTCCTGGTCTCCCTCTCCAACAAGGACTTCGTCGGCGAGACCCTCGACAGGCCGGTCAAGGAGCGCCTGTTGGGCACCCTGGCCACGACGGCCGTCTCGGCGTGGCTCGGCGCGCAGGTCTACCGCGTCCACGAGGTCGCCGAGACCCGGCAGATCCTGGACATGGTCGCCTCGATCCAGGGCCACCGGCCCCCGGCGGTCGCCCGCCGCGGTCTGGCCTGA
- a CDS encoding TIGR00730 family Rossman fold protein gives MGNPESSARRRPEEQQLGPVLRRRSQIKAGSTTDQRLLDSAGPSEWVHTDPWRVLRIQSEFIEGFGTLAELPPAISVFGSARTAAGTPEYEAGVRIGGALVDAGFAVITGGGPGAMEAANKGAREANGISVGLGIELPFEQGLNQHVDLGLNFRYFFVRKTMFVKYSQGFVVLPGGLGTLDELFEALTLVQTQKITRFPIVLFGTEYWSGLIDWLRNTVIAQGKASEKDLYLFHVTDDVDEAIALVTKEVGK, from the coding sequence ATGGGCAACCCCGAGAGTTCCGCCCGTCGTCGGCCCGAGGAGCAGCAGCTCGGGCCGGTGCTGAGGAGGCGGAGCCAGATCAAGGCGGGCAGTACGACCGACCAGCGGCTGCTGGATTCGGCGGGGCCCTCCGAGTGGGTGCACACCGATCCGTGGCGGGTCCTGCGCATCCAGTCGGAGTTCATCGAGGGCTTCGGCACGCTCGCCGAGCTGCCGCCCGCGATCAGCGTGTTCGGGTCCGCCCGCACCGCGGCGGGCACGCCCGAGTACGAGGCGGGCGTACGGATCGGCGGCGCGCTGGTCGACGCCGGCTTCGCGGTGATCACCGGCGGCGGGCCGGGCGCCATGGAGGCGGCCAACAAGGGCGCCCGCGAGGCCAACGGCATCTCCGTCGGCCTGGGCATCGAGCTGCCCTTCGAGCAGGGCCTGAACCAGCACGTCGACCTCGGGCTGAACTTCCGGTACTTCTTCGTCCGCAAGACGATGTTCGTGAAGTACAGCCAGGGCTTCGTCGTCCTGCCGGGCGGCCTCGGCACGCTGGACGAGCTGTTCGAGGCGCTGACCCTGGTCCAGACGCAGAAGATCACCCGCTTCCCGATCGTGCTGTTCGGCACGGAGTACTGGAGCGGTCTGATCGACTGGCTGCGCAACACGGTGATCGCCCAGGGCAAGGCCTCGGAGAAGGACCTCTACCTCTTCCACGTCACGGACGACGTGGACGAGGCGATCGCCCTGGTGACGAAGGAAGTCGGCAAGTAG